The segment ACGCGCCTACGCCGGCATCCTCCCCGACTCCCTCACCACCCACTGGCTCGAGCAACAAGTCACCACCTGGACCGACCAGACCCGACGCCTCGAAGTCGCCGTCCGCATGTACCGGATGCGCTTCCACGACGCCGAACTCCCCGACACCGTCACCCTGGAACAACTGCGCGGCATGGAAGGCCAGCGCATGAAGACCCTCTACAAAATCCTCGCCCAGCAGCACGGCATCGGCCGATTCCGACGCAACTACCACCCCGACCAATGGCACGCCCAGGACCCTGTCAACCTCGCCCTGTCCTCGGCCAACACCTGCCTCTACGGAATCGTCCATGCAGCCCTGCTTGCGCTCGGCCTCTCACCGGCACTCGGATTCGTCCACGCAGGCAAACAACATGCCTTCGTCTACGACATCGCCGACCTCAACAAAGCCGAAACCACACTTCCCCTCGCCTTCGCACTCCACCAGTCCGGCAACCCTGAACAGGACGCCCGCCGCCGGTTCCGCGAGAACCTACGGCTGCTGAAACTACTCCCGCGCATCGTCCACGACGTACAGTCCCTGCTCACGCCCGGCAGCCCGGTCACAGCCGATCAGCCAACCCCGGCCTCGGAACGACGGGACACCGAAATGGTGCACCTGTGGGACCCCAAGCGAGGAGTCCTCCCCGCAGGAGTTAACTACGGCTCGGGAGAACAGTGATGCCGTCCATGCTCGTACTCGCCACCACCGCCGTCCCCGACCACTTGCGCGGCGCCCTCAGTCGATGGACCACGGAAGTCGTCCCCGGGATCTTCGTCGGCGCCGTTTCTACCCGAGTGCGCGACCACCTGTGGCAGGCCGTCACCGACACCGTCGGCGACGGCGCAGCAATTCTCGTCCACCCGGCCCAGACCGAACAGGGTTATGCCATCCGGACTGCAGGCAGCCGCCGCAGAGTACCCATGGACTTCGACGGCCTCACCCTCATGCGAATGACAGCCGCACCAACAGGCGAGGAGAACCGCAGCCCTGGCTGAAGCGCGGCCCGGAAAGGATTCGGACTACGCGGGGCCCAGTCGCCGAACTCGCGCTATAAGGAAACGTGGCGTCCCTGAAGAGCCACGGCTCCGGAGGCCGTTCGATTTTTCTGCGTTTTCCCAGGTCAGCGCCTTATCTGACGCCTCGTCAGGGCCGTGATCCCGCGAATATCCCGCCAAGGTGAAATGCCACGCGATGTGCTTTATGTCCACATTGCAGCGTTTCTCTCCGCCGGGAAGGCTCGCGGTCAGGGCGCGAAATAATCCAGCCTCTGTCCTCGTTGCGCCCTGTAGATGATCTCTGATAAGGGGCGATGGATCTGAGGCTGTTCAGTGTAAGGCGCGACGTGACATAGATCACGCCGCGTCTGGCGGAGGTCGAGGCGGATGTTCAGGGCCTGGTCGAGGCCCACATGGAGACGATGCTGGGGGTGCGGTTCCTGGCGAGTGAGTACAGCACCGGGCCGGTCCACGGCGGGCGGATCGACTCGCTGGGCCTCGACGAAAACGGGTCGCCGGTGATCGTCGAGTACAAGCGGGCGACGGACGCAGGGGTCATCCACCAGGGCCTGTTCTACCTGGCGTGGCTGATGGACCACCGTTCGGAGTTTCAGCACCTGGTGCGCGACCGTATCGGTGCCGAAGCCGCCGGGCGGGTCCTGTGGAGCAACCCGCGGGTGGTCTGCGTCGCCGGCGACTTCACCCGCTACGACGTCCACGCCGTGCGCGAGCACCGGCGCAGCATCGACCTCGTCCGCTACCGCCTCTACGGCGATGACCACATCGCACTGGAGACCGTTGCCTCTGTCGCAGGGCACGCCGGAGTGCCCCGCCGCCGAAGGGGCGCGGGTGCTGTTGCAGCGTTGCCTCGCCGGGCGGCCGGTGGGGCGATGGTCGACCTCTCGGCTGCCGTGGGCGAGGTGCTGCTCGGTCTGGGTGGCGATGTGGCGGCGGTGCGGCGCAAGCAGTACACCGCATACCGGCGGCTGCGGAACTTCGTCTGCGTTCCGCCGGCGCGGCAGGACAAGCTCCTCGCCTACGTGAAGGTTTACCCGGGTGCGGTCGATCTCGTGCCGGGGTTCACCCGGGATGTGACGGGGCTCGGCCATCACGGCACGGGGGACTTGGAGGTCCAGCTCCGGTCCGAGCGGGACCTGGAGCGGGCCGGGGAGCTGTTCCGCCTGGCGTACGCGGGGGCGTAGCGGCGAACCGGCTCGGCGCGTTCCGTTCGTCGTGGCTGTGTGCTGTTGTGGCTGGTGATCGTGCAGGTGGCCTCTCCTCGTCATCTGGCTCCGAGACCTCGCCAAAGAGCCGTCAGACAGGCCCTAGGAGACCCGGACCCCTGCAGCCCTGCAGCCTGACCTGCCGGAAGCCTTGTTCGGGCCGGGCGGGAGCGCCGATGATCAGGGCATGAGACCAGAAGTCCTGACCTTCGTTGCCGGCGGTCCGCTGCCCGACTGGGACGCCGAGGAGGAAGAGATCAACCGGCGTGTCACCCAGCTCGAAGCGATCAGCAAGCCTGTGACCGGTGAGGAAGCGGCCGCCCTCGTCACCTGCTTCGGCCCCGACGACTGCTACGGGGTTGCCTGGACACTCCTGCACCTGATCGAGACCGGCCCCCATCCGGTCCTCCAGACCAAGCCGCCCATGGACGCCAACGAGTGGCACCACCGGCTCTACGACCGCGCCGTGTTCGAACAGTTCACCTCAACAACTTGAGGAGTTGGCTTAGCTGAGGCTCGCGGATGCCGACTCCGGCAGATTCGCGACGGCAGCGACCTCATCGGCGTCGCAAGGATGTGAAACATGAACCTCATACGATGCGCCAAAGGTGCCGTCACCGCCTCCGCAGCCACCGCCGCCTGCTACACCCTCATGTACTGGGGATACGCGTGGGCCCGGGAAGCTGCGGACACTCGGACCGCCAGGGGCGGGACGTTTGGCGGTGCGATCGAGCACCTGCTCACCACGGCAGGTTCCTGGATCCTCATGCCCCTCCTGTTATGGGCCGGAATGCGCCTGCTGAGGGAAGGCGGCAACACCGTCTTCGTCCTCGCTGGGGGAGTCGCCTGGGTGTTGGTCTCCGGAATCCTCATCGACGATATCGACTTCCCCGGCAGCCGGACCCCCTACGTCGCCCTGGCCGTCTACGTCCTCTTCTGCACCATGCTCTCGGGGAAAGACCAGCCCACCAAGCCGTAGCCTCAAATGCATCGCGCATCAGCACCGTGTTCGGCGTTCCCGGACAGTCCAAGCCCCGCTACCCGCGGGGCTTTCGTGTGTCACGGTCCGGACACACCGCCACCAGCCCCCTGCCCCCGGCGCCACGATGAGACATCTCATCACGCATCCCAGGGGGGATCATGCGACGCACCAACCTCGCCGCCATCGGTGCGGCACTCATCCTCGGACTCACCGCCTGCACCGACGACAGCGACCCCGAGGACACCACCAAACCCGACACCAAGACCAGCACACCCGCCACCGAGCCCACGAAGAGCACCGCCGGCACGCCATCACCCGCCCCCCAAGCGGGCGGTCTCGGCGACGCCATCACAGTCAACGGCGACGAGGACGGCCAGAGGCTGTCGGTCACCCTCAAGAAGGTCTCCGACCCGGGCGTCCCGGCAACCGAATTCAACCAACCCGGCAAGGGCAACCGGTTGATCGGAATCGAATTGGAGATCAAGAACACCGGCACCGCCGTCTACGCCGACACCCCCGCCATCAGTACCCAGATCACCGACACCCAAGGCCGGCAGTTCGACACCGCGGTCGCCAAGATCAAGGCCGGGCCCTCCATGGCCTACGGCCTCACGCTCCAGACCGGTGACACTGCGCTCGGCTGGCTGGTGTTCGAGGCCCCCAAGACGGCGAAGATCGCGTCCGTGCAGTTCGGTATGAACTCCGGGCTCGCCGACCACAAGGGGCAGTGGAAGCTGCCGTAATCCGACCACGCCCACAGCCCCGCCACCGCGCGGGGCTTCCATATGCCACGGAACAGAAACACCACCCGCACCACCACCATCCCGCCGCGCATGATGGCCCCCTCTCACCCGGGGAGTCCGGGGCCTTCGTAGACGTCGGGTGTGATGCGGCTTCCATCCGCGAGGGCGACGGTCTCGCAACACCCCGGCTCAGGGTTGCAGGACTTCGGGCAGTTCGTCCTGCTGAGGTTCGCGGCGAGCCTGGGTAGTCCCCCCTCGCGCTGTCACGGGGGCGGGGCTGCCACCATGGGCTGTGCAGGGTCGAATGCAGGGGGGAAAGGGGCTGGTGGGGTGGGGTCTGTTGATCGTTCTCGGCTGGTGGCCGGGCCGCGGATGGCGGCGTATCTGGAGGCGGCCTTCACTCCGGGTACCCGTTTGGGGATGCTTGCGGATTATCCGGATGTGTCGGTTGTCGTGCACGAGGTGACCTTTGTGACGGCGGTCCGTGTTCCCAGCGGACGTCTGGCGGTGGGCTGTCCTTTCCCCGGGGAGGAGTGGCTGGAGCTGGCCGAGAGGATCCCGTCGGGTGTCCACCGGATGGAGGTGGCCTGGACGAGGGCGCCGTACGTCTTCATGGACGAGGCGTTCGAGGGCCGGGAGTCCGCCGGTTGTCGCCTCATCATCCGCGACGAGCCCGTGGCCGGGTGGGAGATGGGCCTGGGGGTGGAACGGCAGCCCGGTAACATGCCGGCCCGGGAGGTTAAGGAGTTCGGCATCGATACGGGGATGGGCTGCTTCGCGGACGCCCCGTCGTGGGAGTCCCTCACCGAACCGTTCCGCAGGTTCCGGGAGACACCGTTCCCCCGGGGGCCCCGGGACACGATCAGCCTCCCGGGCGGGTTGGAGGCCGTCCACGAGCCGGCGACCGGCGCGGACCTGGTAACGGTAGTCGCGGCCGAAGGTGTGACGACCGTCTGGCTGGGCCGCACCGCCCGGGGAGACATCGCCACGGTGGCCGTGGTCCCCCGCGTGGAATCCGTCGACCCGAGCACGTGCATCTACCCGAACCCCTGGGAATAGGGCTGCCTTCGGGGGGAGAGCTGGGCTGCGGCCTTCTTGTCGATGTGGAGCCGCAGCCGACCCGTCCCGACGAGGGGTCCGGCTGCAGCAGGCTCCGGGTCGCTAGCCACATCTGATCCCTCTTGCGCCACTGTGCGCCTTGCTGCGGCGGATTGGCTCTGCGCGGTCGTGCCCGCCCTGATGATCCAGGAGCGGCAGCAGGTCCCCGCAGCACCCCGGACCGACAGGCGCCTTCCCCGGGGCGCTCGGCGTACGCCTCAACAGCCGGGCCACCCAGTAGCAACTGCCGGCCACCACAACGCTGCGCGGTGCGCGACAGTTCCTGCCCGACACCCTTGCGTGAGCCTCCCGTGCGGGGACGGGCGGCTGCAGTGTTGCCGCACGCCTGAACGGGTCGTCGGGCTGGAGCGGACAGCGTCCGGACAGGGGACGATCTTTCGCAGGCGTGCCGACGCAGCGGGCATGTACGATCCGCCGAGTCCAAGCCGTTCCCTCAAGGAAGAAACCGCATGCACACCCCTGTTGTTCACCGTGGCGCCGTCGCCGCCTCCGCCGTCTCCCTCGCCCTCCTCCTTACCGCCTGCGGCGAGGAGAACGGCAGTAAGGATGTGAAGGGGGAGGAGAGCGGCAGCAAGGGGACGAAGCAGTCGGCCCTGGCCAAGTCCCGGGCGGAGCTGGAAAAGCTCATCCTTTGCAAAAAGGACATCAAAGGCCACTCGGTGGAGCTCGTTCCCCCGGCGGCTCTGAAGGACGCGAAGGCCACCAGGGCCGACAAGAGCGAATGCGCGATGCTGAACGAGGCGCTCACCTTCGGTGCACCCGGCGCCGAAAGCGCCTTCGCGGCACGGAAGACGTTGACGGAATTGAAGGACGAGCCGGCGGCGACCGGCTCCTCCACGGAGGAGAAGCTCGATGCCTGGGCGAACCAGTTCCGGAAGGATCTCGACAATTCGTTCATGACCCAGGTGAGTCTGAGTTCGTATGCGGGCGGCGAGGCCGAGAAGAGCATGGCCGGCCTGAAGAAGTCGGCCGAGTCCTGTGCCGGGGGCTTCACCGGCACGGCGCCGGCCGAGAAGGTCAAGTACACCAAGATCACCCCGGCGTCCTACGCCGGAGGTGAGGAGGCCCTCGCCTACACCGTTACGGCGGACTTGGACGGAGAGCCGGCAGTCATCGAGGTGGTCGTGATCCGCAAGGGCACTGAGATCATCAGCACGCAGACCATATGCCTGGGAGACGGGTCCCGGCAGCCGAAGGACATCCTTGACGCGCAGCTCAAGAAGCTGGGCTGACCCCGGTCCGGCATCGGATACGGCCGGACAACAACAGCCGTAACCCCCGTCCTCCACACGCGCAAGCCGACTCCGTCCGAGCAGAAGGCTGCCCGAACCGCGATCAGACGGGGGCGCTCTCCGGTCTGCCTGACCGGTCCGTCGCCCGCCCGCCGGACCAACCGGCCGTCACCACACCCGCCTCATCGGCCGCCTACGGGCAGTGCATCACCACGCGTGGCATCGAGAGCGTCGCTGACCTCGGACTCCCGCTCGGGCGGGCTTGCATACGGGCTGCGAGTCCTTGGCCAGTCGTACGCCGACCGCCCTGTCCACCAGTAGGAGTGGCGTCCTTGGCCTTACAAGGAGACAGTCCCTGGACGCGCTCGTTGACCGACTCGTAGCGAGATCGACTCAACCTCGAGAAATGACCTTGACGGAATCCGGCCTGGGGAACGGCATCATTTCCCAGCCCAGCGGCCAGTCTTTTCCGCGCTGCTCCGACGGATCGACCTCCAGAAGCCTGGGAACCCGCCAGATCCACCATCTGGCTTCGCCTTCGGCATGCCCGGGCCACAGAATCGTGGCGCGGCGGTACCGCTCGTCGATGCTGTGAAGCTCCAGCTGTCCGATCTCCTGGACGCGGGCTGGGATGATCGGCCAGATGCTCGCCAGGATGTCACGGCACCAGATGTCGTTGCTGAGTTCGGGAGCGCACCACGAGTAGCCCTCCTCCACCTCGTCGGCCAGGTCCTTCCAGCGATCGAGCAGCGCATTGAGGGTGACCCGGTGTCCGTCTGCCCGAAGGGGTGCAACCATGGCGATGGCAGCCTGCACTGCGTCGTACTCCTCCGCGGTGGGCGCGAGGCTGTCCATGGGCTCGTCGGCTCGATCCATGCAGTGACTATCGCCGGGTGGTGACGCTGTCTGCCACTGGCTTTCCCTCGGACGCCTGCGGCAACCGGGCGGACCGGCAGGGTCTCCACCGCAGCAGGTACCGGGCTGCCAGGTCCGGGCCGTGGGTACGCGGGGCAGCGGAAGAGCCGCAACGGATCAGCGCCACCGGGACCGGCAGCCAGGCCGGGAACGTCCCGGGCGAAGGGCAGGTACCGGAAGAGCGACGCCCGGGCAGCCCGGGTCCCCTGCGGAGGCCTGGTCTCGGTTCCCTGCTCATGGGCTCCGTGCCGCGTTCCGCCGACGGCTTCCGGGCTCGGGCGACACCGGCAGCGGAGATGAGCGGGCAGGCTCAGATGCCCGCACCATCCGTCGTGAACGGAGCACATCCCCTTTTTCGGAAAGATGTTCCGTTCTGGGTGGGCTGCGGGTTACTGTCCCTCCACGCAAGATCCCTTCAGGGGGAGGAGCAGCGCATGCACGCCGCCGAATCCACAGCGCGCCCCGGTCGCCCACCCGGTGTCACCGGCCCGGGCCAGGACGGACTCACCACCCGCCAGGCCGCCATCGTCGAGTTCATCGAGCAGACGGTCGCCCGCCAGGGCTATCCGCCGTCGATGCGGGAGATCGGCGAAGGCGTCCACCTCCGGAGCACGTCCTCCGTGGCCCACCAGCTCCTGGCGCTGGAACGCAAGGGTGTGCTCTACCGGGACCCGCACCGCCCCCGCGCCTACGGCGTCCGGCCCCGCTACTCCGACGACCCCGGCGCCTCGGTCGGCACGGCGGCGGAGGCCGTCGAGGTCCCGCTCGTCGGCCGGATCGCCGCCGGCGCGCCGATCCTCGCCGAGGAGGCCGTCGAAGACATCCTGCCGCTGCCGCGGCACCTGGTCGGCGAAGGCCGGCTGTTCGCGCTGACGGTCGTCGGCGACAGCATGATCGAGGCCGCCATCTGCGACGGCGACATCGTCACCGTGAGGAAGGCCGATACCGCTGACCACGGCGACATCGTGGCTGCCATGCTGGACGGCGAGGCCACGGTCAAACGCCTGCGCCGCGAGAACGGCCAGGTCTGGCTCATGCCGCACAACCCG is part of the Streptomyces qinzhouensis genome and harbors:
- the cas2e gene encoding type I-E CRISPR-associated endoribonuclease Cas2e, giving the protein MPSMLVLATTAVPDHLRGALSRWTTEVVPGIFVGAVSTRVRDHLWQAVTDTVGDGAAILVHPAQTEQGYAIRTAGSRRRVPMDFDGLTLMRMTAAPTGEENRSPG
- the cas1e gene encoding type I-E CRISPR-associated endonuclease Cas1e, which translates into the protein MLPRVADSLSFLYLDMVRVLQDDTGVCAQIQASDDRTDTVYIPTAALSCLLLGPGVSITTPALTTLARHGTSVVCVGAGGVRAYAGILPDSLTTHWLEQQVTTWTDQTRRLEVAVRMYRMRFHDAELPDTVTLEQLRGMEGQRMKTLYKILAQQHGIGRFRRNYHPDQWHAQDPVNLALSSANTCLYGIVHAALLALGLSPALGFVHAGKQHAFVYDIADLNKAETTLPLAFALHQSGNPEQDARRRFRENLRLLKLLPRIVHDVQSLLTPGSPVTADQPTPASERRDTEMVHLWDPKRGVLPAGVNYGSGEQ
- a CDS encoding DUF4352 domain-containing protein; its protein translation is MRRTNLAAIGAALILGLTACTDDSDPEDTTKPDTKTSTPATEPTKSTAGTPSPAPQAGGLGDAITVNGDEDGQRLSVTLKKVSDPGVPATEFNQPGKGNRLIGIELEIKNTGTAVYADTPAISTQITDTQGRQFDTAVAKIKAGPSMAYGLTLQTGDTALGWLVFEAPKTAKIASVQFGMNSGLADHKGQWKLP
- the lexA gene encoding transcriptional repressor LexA; translation: MHAAESTARPGRPPGVTGPGQDGLTTRQAAIVEFIEQTVARQGYPPSMREIGEGVHLRSTSSVAHQLLALERKGVLYRDPHRPRAYGVRPRYSDDPGASVGTAAEAVEVPLVGRIAAGAPILAEEAVEDILPLPRHLVGEGRLFALTVVGDSMIEAAICDGDIVTVRKADTADHGDIVAAMLDGEATVKRLRRENGQVWLMPHNPAHQPIPGEDAVVLGKVVAVLRAL
- a CDS encoding DUF4241 domain-containing protein produces the protein MSVVVHEVTFVTAVRVPSGRLAVGCPFPGEEWLELAERIPSGVHRMEVAWTRAPYVFMDEAFEGRESAGCRLIIRDEPVAGWEMGLGVERQPGNMPAREVKEFGIDTGMGCFADAPSWESLTEPFRRFRETPFPRGPRDTISLPGGLEAVHEPATGADLVTVVAAEGVTTVWLGRTARGDIATVAVVPRVESVDPSTCIYPNPWE
- a CDS encoding DUF5655 domain-containing protein, translating into MTPRLAEVEADVQGLVEAHMETMLGVRFLASEYSTGPVHGGRIDSLGLDENGSPVIVEYKRATDAGVIHQGLFYLAWLMDHRSEFQHLVRDRIGAEAAGRVLWSNPRVVCVAGDFTRYDVHAVREHRRSIDLVRYRLYGDDHIALETVASVAGHAGVPRRRRGAGAVAALPRRAAGGAMVDLSAAVGEVLLGLGGDVAAVRRKQYTAYRRLRNFVCVPPARQDKLLAYVKVYPGAVDLVPGFTRDVTGLGHHGTGDLEVQLRSERDLERAGELFRLAYAGA